A genomic segment from Marmota flaviventris isolate mMarFla1 chromosome 7, mMarFla1.hap1, whole genome shotgun sequence encodes:
- the Ctso gene encoding cathepsin O: MGPRAPRWLWTLSFWCLLGRGEAGPRANATRTWPRSREQEAAAFRESLNRHQYLNSFFPHENSSAFYGVNQFSYLLPEEFKAIYLRSTSTRFPRYPAEVQMPIPNVSLPLRFDWRDEHVVTQVRNQEMCGGCWAFSVVGAVESAYAIRGKPLEDLSVQQVIDCSYNNYGCEGGSPVSALNWLNKTQVKLVGDSEYPFKAHNGLCHYFSSSHSGVSIRGYSAYDFSDQEDEMAKALLAFGPLIVIVDAVSWQDYLGGIIQHHCSSGEANHAVLITGFDKTGGIPYWIVRNSWGSSWGVDGYAHVKMGGNICGIADSVSVVFV; this comes from the exons ATGGGGCCGCGGGCGCCGCGGTGGCTCTGGACGCTGAGCTTCTGGTGCCTCCTGGGCCGCGGCGAAGCGGGTCCCCGCGCCAACGCCACCCGCACCTGGCCGCGGAGCCGCGAGCAAGAGGCAGCCGCTTTCCGG gAAAGCCTTAATAGACATCAAtacttgaattctttttttcctcatgaaaACTCCTCTGCCTTCTATGGAGTaaatcagttttcttatttgcttCCTGAAGAATTTAAAG CCATATATTTAAGAAGCACATCTACCAGGTTTCCCAGATACCCAGCAGAAGTACAGATGCCCATTCCCAATGTGTCATTGCCACTAAGATTCGACTGGAGGGACGAACATGTTGTCACACAAGTGAGAAACCAGGAGATg TGTGGAGGATGCTGGGCCTTCAGTGTGGTGGGTGCAGTGGAATCAGCATATGCCATAAGAGGGAAGCCTTTGGAAGACCTGAGTGTGCAGCAAGTCATTGACTGTTCATATAATAACTACGGCTGTGAAGGAGGCTCTCCTGTCAGTGCTCTGAACTGGTTGAACAAG ACTCAAGTAAAACTGGTGGGAGATTCAGAATACCCGTTTAAAGCCCACAACGGCCTGTGTCATTACTTTTCCAGTTCACATTCTGGAGTTTCAATCAGAGGTTATTCTGCATATGACTTCAG TGACCAAGAAGATGAAATGGCAAAAGCACTTCTTGCCTTTGGCCCTTTAATAGTGATAGTAGATGCAGTGAGCTGGCAAGATTATCTGGGAGGCATAATACAGCATCATTGCTCTAGTGGAGAAGCCAATCATGCAGTTCTTATAACTGGATTTGATAAAACAG gaGGTATTCCATATTGGATTGTGCGGAACTCATGGGGAAGTTCATGGGGAGTAGATGGCTATGCCCATGTAAAAATGGGAGGTAATATTTGTG gTATTGCAGATTCAGTTTCTGTTGTATTTGTGTGA
- the Tdo2 gene encoding tryptophan 2,3-dioxygenase, giving the protein MSGCPFLGNNFGYAFKNLSIEGSEEDKSQAGVNKASKGGLVYGDYLQLDKVLNAQELQSEMKGNKIHDEHLFIITHQAYELWFKQILWELDSVREIFQNGHVRDERNMLKVVTRMHRVVVILKLLVQQFSVLETMTALDFNDFREYLSPASGFQSFQFRLLENKIGVLQSMRVPYNRRHYRDNFKGEDNELLLKSEQEKTLLKLVEAWLERTPGLEPLGFNFWGKLEKNIIKGLEEEFIKIQAKEESEEKEEQMAEFQKQKEVLLSLFDEKRHEHLLSKGERRLSYKALQGALMIYFYREEPRFQVPFQLLTFLMDIDSLMTKWRYNHVCVVHRMLGSKAGTGGSSGYQYLRSTVSDRYKVFVDLFNLSTYLVPRHWIPKMNPIIHKFLYTAEYCDSSYFSSDESD; this is encoded by the exons ATGAGTGGGTGCCCATTTTTAGGAAACAACTTTGG atatgcttttaaaaatctatctatAGAAGGCAGTGAAGAAGACAAATCACAAGCTGGTGTTAATAAAGCCAGCAAAGGGGGTCTCGTTTATGGGGACTACCTGCAG ttgGATAAAGTTTTGAATGCACAAGAACTTCAAagtgaaatgaaaggaaataaaatccatgatgaacatCTTTTTATCATAACTCATCAAG cttatGAACTCTGGTTTAAGCAAATCCTTTGGGAATTAGATTCTGTTCGAGAGATCTTTCAGAATGGCCAT GTCAGGGATGAAAGGAACATGCTCAAGGTTGTGACCCGGATGCACCGAGTGGTGGTCATCCTCAAGCTCCTGGTGCAGCAGTTTTCTGTCCTGGAAACAATGACAGCCTTGGACTTCAATGACTTCAG AGAGTACTTATCTCCAGCATCAGGCTTCCAGAGTTTCCAGTTCCGACTATTAGAAAACAAGATTGGTGTTCTTCAGAGTATGAGAGTCCCTTACAATAGAAGACATTACCGTGATAACTTCAAAGGAGAAGACAATGAACTGCTGCTTAAGTCTGAGCAGGAGAAAACACTTCTGAAGCTCGTGGAG GCATGGCTAGAAAGAACACCTGGTTTAGAGCCACTTGGATTTAACTTCTGGGGAAAGCTTGAAAAAAATATCATCAAAGGCCTAGAAGaggaatttataaaaattcag GCTAAAGAAGAGTctgaagaaaaagaggaacagaTGGCTGAATTTCAGAAACAGAAAGAGGTGTTACTGTCCTTATTTGATGAGAAACGTCATGAACATCTCCTTAGTAAAG GTGAAAGACGACTGTCATACAAAGCTCTCCAGGGAGCACTGATGATATATTTTTACAG ggAAGAGCCTAGATTCCAGGTTCCTTTTCAGCTGCTGACATTCCTTATGGACATAGATAGTCTCATGACCAAATGGAGAT ATAACcatgtgtgtgtggtgcacaGAATGCTGGGCAGCAAAGCTGGCACTGGGGGTTCCTCGGGCTATCAGTACCTGCGCTCAACCGTGAG TGACAGGTACAAGGTGTTTGTGGATTTATTTAATCTTTCAACATATCTAGTTCCCCGACACTGGATACCAAAGATGAACCCAATCATTCATAAATTCCTTTACACAGCTGAATACTGTGACAGCTCTTACTTCAGCAGTGATGAATCAGATTAA